A section of the Bombus terrestris chromosome 2, iyBomTerr1.2, whole genome shotgun sequence genome encodes:
- the LOC100647055 gene encoding importin-9 isoform X2, translating to MDVQGSLREALYETLSGILSPHTEARQAAEQRIQALEVTEEFGIHLTEFVIDPNGHLPIRQLASILLKQYVETHWSSMAEKFRAPEIKYTTKEKIKELLPIGLRESISKVRAAVAYAISAIAHWDWPENWPGLFDILVSCLSGENEYAVHGAMRVLTEFTSDLTDNQLPNVGPVILQEMYRIFQSENQYSIRIRGRAVEIFTTIASLVAVTELFEKGFAGRYLQPVIPMFCEKFVHCLRLPDGSTCDSGLKTDVIKAINCLVTRLPKYVATFLPQMLPPFWETLVQSAKLYQEGSVNGEGDTNEKEVDSDGEIINFNNLIIAIFEFVHSIVDRKRFSNLLDSFLQEVMYYLIIFMQITDEQIELWTTNPNQFVEEDDVLTYNVRISAQELLTTLVNYSEEKAVNALFEVVMRHIEATSRLQTANDGSGNSETCWKLQESSILALSNVKDVVVERQKTGILQFDIIRFLDTIVLATLKDSGSPPLLLGRCLCTGGKYAEIMPPEMSSRFLEATVNGLQENQPSCIRISAVKAIYWFCKASLAENNSTLSNIIRSHLPNIFQGLFNLANQTSMEIFTLVMETFQVLVPLDRAFTASVENKICPLTIAAFLKFYSDHEILNLCQDIFKSLTQNPDCIGPLQTRLIPTLTSMMAVSPMDKLKDERCRNVALDILQVLVQYSPKPLSSALVETAFPAACHCILNSEDNETLQSGGEVIRAYLSVAARQVTVHRDNDGQTGLQYILQIIAQLLNPQSSEFTATFVGRLVTTLIRKAGNTLGENLDLLLKAVLSKMQRAQTLAVVQSLLMVYAHLINTEFDAVLNFLSTVPGPTGQSALTFVLSEWVTRQQLFFGKYDRKVATVALCKILEYGVTHDDSRLNEILVRGDQIFSGNEEGVRTRSKAESQPYQWTTITVLVKIFKLIINELSNDIEAVAAGHDTDNSSYNEDDEDDDYLDPGYENMISKWGTIPWCFRHILIH from the exons ATGGACGTTCAAGGTTCACTGAGAGAAGCTTTATATGAAACTTTAAGTGGTATTTTGTCTCCTCATACAGAGGCTCGTCAAGCAGCAGAACAGAGAATTCAAGCATTAGAAGTGACAGAAGAATTTGGTATACATTTAACGGAATTTGTAATAGATCCAAATGGGCATTTACCTATTAGACAGTTAGCTTCTATATTGTTAAAGCAATATGTTGAAACTCATTGGTCTTCCATGGCTGAGAAATTTCGGGCTCCTGAAATAAAGTATACAACAAAGGAAAAAATCAAAGAATTACTGCCAATAGGACTCCGTGAATCCATTAGTAAG GTACGTGCAGCAGTAGCTTATGCGATATCAGCGATTGCACACTGGGACTGGCCAGAAAATTGGCCCGGTTTGTTTGATATACTTGTCAGCTGTTTAAGCGGGGAAAACGAGTATGCTGTTCACGGAGCCATGCGTGTTTTAACAGAATTTACTTCAGACCTTACTGATAATCAATTGCCTAATGTGGGACCAGTAATCCTCCAAGAAATGtatagaatatttcaaagtgAAAAT CAATATTCTATTAGAATTCGTGGTCGTGccgttgaaatttttacgacGATTGCGTCATTAGTTGCTGTTACGGAACTGTTCGAAAAAGGATTTGCGGGGCGATATTTACAGCCCGTTATACCCATGTTTTGTGAAAAATTCGTTCACTGTTTACGACTGCCTGATGGTTCAACTTGCGATAGTGGTCTTAAAACTGATGTTATCAAAGCTATAAATTGCCTAGTTACCAGATTACCTAAATACGTCGCAACCTTTTTACCTCAAATGCTACCGCCCTTTTGGGAAACTTTAGTGCAAAGCGCGAAACTTTATCAGGAAGGATCTGTAAATGGCGAGGGAGATACAAACGAGAAGGAAGTCGATTCAGATG gtgaaataattaattttaataatttgatcATTGCCATATTCGAGTTTGTTCATTCTATTGTAGATCGTAAACGGTTCTCAAATCTTTTGGATAGTTTCTTGCAAGAAgtaatgtattatttaataatttttatgcaaataaccGACGAACAAATCGAATTATGGACAACTAACCCCAATCAGTTTGTGGAGGAAGACGACGTACTGACTTACAACGTTCGTATTTCGGCGCAAGAGCTCTTAACG ACTTTAGTAAATTATTCTGAGGAAAAAGCGGTGAATGCACTTTTCGAGGTTGTAATGCGTCACATCGAAGCAACTAGTAGATTACAGACTGCAAATGATGGAAGCGGAAACAGTGAAACGTGTTGGAAATTACAGGAATCGTCTATTTTAGCCTTAAGTAATGTAAAAGATGTCGTTGTGGAGAGGCAGAAAACTGGAATACTTCAATTCGATATTATTAGATTTTTAGATACGATCGTTTTAGCTACTTTAAAGGATTCAG GTTCACCGCCGTTACTTCTTGGCCGTTGTTTGTGTACTGGTGGCAAATACGCTGAAATAATGCCACCAGAAATGAGTTCACGTTTCCTGGAGGCAACTGTTAATGGTTTACAGGAGAATCAGCCTTCGTGTATCCGCATCAGTGCAGTAAAAGCTATTTACTGGTTTTGCAAGGCTTCACTGGCGGAGAATAACAGTACTCTCAGCAATATTATACGATCGCATTTGCCGAACATATTTCAAGGACTTTTCAATCTAGCTAATCAAACATCCATGGAAATTTTTACACTAGTAATGGAAACTTTTCAAGTGTTGGTTCCG TTGGACAGAGCATTTACCGCTTCAGTGGAAAATAAGATTTGCCCCTTAACTATCGCTGCATTTTTGAAGTTCTATAGCGATCATGAAATTTTGAACTTGTGTCAAGACATATTCAAAAGTCTGACACAAAATCCTGACTGCATAGGACCATTACAAACACGTTTGATACCAACGTTAACCAGTATGATGGCCGTATCGCCTATGGATAAATTAAAAGACG AGAGATGTCGGAACGTAGCTCTAGATATTTTGCAAGTATTGGTGCAGTACTCTCCTAAACCACTGAGCAGCGCGTTAGTCGAAACTGCGTTTCCTGCTGCGTGCCACTGTATTCTGAATTCGGAAGACAACGAAACGTTGCAAAGTGGCGGGGAAGTGATACGAGCTTACCTATCGGTCGCGGCTCGGCAGGTGACAGTGCATCGTGACAATGACGGTCAAACGGGTTTACAATACATACTGCAGATCATTGCTCAGCTATTGAACCCGCAG TCGAGCGAGTTTACAGCGACTTTTGTCGGACGATTGGTGACGACGTTGATTAGGAAAGCGGGAAACACATTGGGCGAAAATCTCGATCTGTTATTGAAGGCTGTATTGAGCAAAATGCAGCGAGCTCAGACGTTGGCTGTGGTACAGAGTTTGCTCATGGTATACGCTCATCTCATAAACACAGAGTTTGACGCTGTCCTAAATTTTCTGTCAACCGTACCCGGTCCGACAGGACAAAGCGCTCTCACTTTCGTGCTCTCCGAATGGGTCACAAGGCAACAACTGTTTTTCGGTAAATACGACCGAAAGGTAGCAACGGTCGCGCTTTGCAAGATATTGGAGTACGGCGTTACTCACGACGATAGTCGATTGAACGAGATCCTAGTCAGGGGAGACCAAATATTCTCAG GAAACGAAGAAGGCGTGAGGACTAGGAGTAAAGCCGAATCACAGCCTTATCAGTGGACCACTATAACTGTTTTGGTGAAAATATTCAAGCTGATAATCAACGAGTTGTCGAACGACATCGAAGCGGTCGCCGCTGGTCATGACACGGAC AATTCATCATACAACGAGGACGATGAAGATGACGACTACTTAGATCCGGGCTACGAAAATATGATAAGTAAGTGGGGTACGATTCCGTGGTGTTTTCGGCACATCTTGATTCATTAA
- the LOC100647055 gene encoding importin-9 isoform X1, which yields MDVQGSLREALYETLSGILSPHTEARQAAEQRIQALEVTEEFGIHLTEFVIDPNGHLPIRQLASILLKQYVETHWSSMAEKFRAPEIKYTTKEKIKELLPIGLRESISKVRAAVAYAISAIAHWDWPENWPGLFDILVSCLSGENEYAVHGAMRVLTEFTSDLTDNQLPNVGPVILQEMYRIFQSENQYSIRIRGRAVEIFTTIASLVAVTELFEKGFAGRYLQPVIPMFCEKFVHCLRLPDGSTCDSGLKTDVIKAINCLVTRLPKYVATFLPQMLPPFWETLVQSAKLYQEGSVNGEGDTNEKEVDSDGEIINFNNLIIAIFEFVHSIVDRKRFSNLLDSFLQEVMYYLIIFMQITDEQIELWTTNPNQFVEEDDVLTYNVRISAQELLTTLVNYSEEKAVNALFEVVMRHIEATSRLQTANDGSGNSETCWKLQESSILALSNVKDVVVERQKTGILQFDIIRFLDTIVLATLKDSGSPPLLLGRCLCTGGKYAEIMPPEMSSRFLEATVNGLQENQPSCIRISAVKAIYWFCKASLAENNSTLSNIIRSHLPNIFQGLFNLANQTSMEIFTLVMETFQVLVPLDRAFTASVENKICPLTIAAFLKFYSDHEILNLCQDIFKSLTQNPDCIGPLQTRLIPTLTSMMAVSPMDKLKDERCRNVALDILQVLVQYSPKPLSSALVETAFPAACHCILNSEDNETLQSGGEVIRAYLSVAARQVTVHRDNDGQTGLQYILQIIAQLLNPQSSEFTATFVGRLVTTLIRKAGNTLGENLDLLLKAVLSKMQRAQTLAVVQSLLMVYAHLINTEFDAVLNFLSTVPGPTGQSALTFVLSEWVTRQQLFFGKYDRKVATVALCKILEYGVTHDDSRLNEILVRGDQIFSGNEEGVRTRSKAESQPYQWTTITVLVKIFKLIINELSNDIEAVAAGHDTDNSSYNEDDEDDDYLDPGYENMIILGGNMPKTEEDEDDPDMLQDSIYHLNLSQYLQDFLLNFSTHHCFPVYIQHLNIPERKVLSGLNINASFMQ from the exons ATGGACGTTCAAGGTTCACTGAGAGAAGCTTTATATGAAACTTTAAGTGGTATTTTGTCTCCTCATACAGAGGCTCGTCAAGCAGCAGAACAGAGAATTCAAGCATTAGAAGTGACAGAAGAATTTGGTATACATTTAACGGAATTTGTAATAGATCCAAATGGGCATTTACCTATTAGACAGTTAGCTTCTATATTGTTAAAGCAATATGTTGAAACTCATTGGTCTTCCATGGCTGAGAAATTTCGGGCTCCTGAAATAAAGTATACAACAAAGGAAAAAATCAAAGAATTACTGCCAATAGGACTCCGTGAATCCATTAGTAAG GTACGTGCAGCAGTAGCTTATGCGATATCAGCGATTGCACACTGGGACTGGCCAGAAAATTGGCCCGGTTTGTTTGATATACTTGTCAGCTGTTTAAGCGGGGAAAACGAGTATGCTGTTCACGGAGCCATGCGTGTTTTAACAGAATTTACTTCAGACCTTACTGATAATCAATTGCCTAATGTGGGACCAGTAATCCTCCAAGAAATGtatagaatatttcaaagtgAAAAT CAATATTCTATTAGAATTCGTGGTCGTGccgttgaaatttttacgacGATTGCGTCATTAGTTGCTGTTACGGAACTGTTCGAAAAAGGATTTGCGGGGCGATATTTACAGCCCGTTATACCCATGTTTTGTGAAAAATTCGTTCACTGTTTACGACTGCCTGATGGTTCAACTTGCGATAGTGGTCTTAAAACTGATGTTATCAAAGCTATAAATTGCCTAGTTACCAGATTACCTAAATACGTCGCAACCTTTTTACCTCAAATGCTACCGCCCTTTTGGGAAACTTTAGTGCAAAGCGCGAAACTTTATCAGGAAGGATCTGTAAATGGCGAGGGAGATACAAACGAGAAGGAAGTCGATTCAGATG gtgaaataattaattttaataatttgatcATTGCCATATTCGAGTTTGTTCATTCTATTGTAGATCGTAAACGGTTCTCAAATCTTTTGGATAGTTTCTTGCAAGAAgtaatgtattatttaataatttttatgcaaataaccGACGAACAAATCGAATTATGGACAACTAACCCCAATCAGTTTGTGGAGGAAGACGACGTACTGACTTACAACGTTCGTATTTCGGCGCAAGAGCTCTTAACG ACTTTAGTAAATTATTCTGAGGAAAAAGCGGTGAATGCACTTTTCGAGGTTGTAATGCGTCACATCGAAGCAACTAGTAGATTACAGACTGCAAATGATGGAAGCGGAAACAGTGAAACGTGTTGGAAATTACAGGAATCGTCTATTTTAGCCTTAAGTAATGTAAAAGATGTCGTTGTGGAGAGGCAGAAAACTGGAATACTTCAATTCGATATTATTAGATTTTTAGATACGATCGTTTTAGCTACTTTAAAGGATTCAG GTTCACCGCCGTTACTTCTTGGCCGTTGTTTGTGTACTGGTGGCAAATACGCTGAAATAATGCCACCAGAAATGAGTTCACGTTTCCTGGAGGCAACTGTTAATGGTTTACAGGAGAATCAGCCTTCGTGTATCCGCATCAGTGCAGTAAAAGCTATTTACTGGTTTTGCAAGGCTTCACTGGCGGAGAATAACAGTACTCTCAGCAATATTATACGATCGCATTTGCCGAACATATTTCAAGGACTTTTCAATCTAGCTAATCAAACATCCATGGAAATTTTTACACTAGTAATGGAAACTTTTCAAGTGTTGGTTCCG TTGGACAGAGCATTTACCGCTTCAGTGGAAAATAAGATTTGCCCCTTAACTATCGCTGCATTTTTGAAGTTCTATAGCGATCATGAAATTTTGAACTTGTGTCAAGACATATTCAAAAGTCTGACACAAAATCCTGACTGCATAGGACCATTACAAACACGTTTGATACCAACGTTAACCAGTATGATGGCCGTATCGCCTATGGATAAATTAAAAGACG AGAGATGTCGGAACGTAGCTCTAGATATTTTGCAAGTATTGGTGCAGTACTCTCCTAAACCACTGAGCAGCGCGTTAGTCGAAACTGCGTTTCCTGCTGCGTGCCACTGTATTCTGAATTCGGAAGACAACGAAACGTTGCAAAGTGGCGGGGAAGTGATACGAGCTTACCTATCGGTCGCGGCTCGGCAGGTGACAGTGCATCGTGACAATGACGGTCAAACGGGTTTACAATACATACTGCAGATCATTGCTCAGCTATTGAACCCGCAG TCGAGCGAGTTTACAGCGACTTTTGTCGGACGATTGGTGACGACGTTGATTAGGAAAGCGGGAAACACATTGGGCGAAAATCTCGATCTGTTATTGAAGGCTGTATTGAGCAAAATGCAGCGAGCTCAGACGTTGGCTGTGGTACAGAGTTTGCTCATGGTATACGCTCATCTCATAAACACAGAGTTTGACGCTGTCCTAAATTTTCTGTCAACCGTACCCGGTCCGACAGGACAAAGCGCTCTCACTTTCGTGCTCTCCGAATGGGTCACAAGGCAACAACTGTTTTTCGGTAAATACGACCGAAAGGTAGCAACGGTCGCGCTTTGCAAGATATTGGAGTACGGCGTTACTCACGACGATAGTCGATTGAACGAGATCCTAGTCAGGGGAGACCAAATATTCTCAG GAAACGAAGAAGGCGTGAGGACTAGGAGTAAAGCCGAATCACAGCCTTATCAGTGGACCACTATAACTGTTTTGGTGAAAATATTCAAGCTGATAATCAACGAGTTGTCGAACGACATCGAAGCGGTCGCCGCTGGTCATGACACGGAC AATTCATCATACAACGAGGACGATGAAGATGACGACTACTTAGATCCGGGCTACGAAAATATGATAA TACTTGGAGGAAATATGCCTAAAACTGAGGAAGACGAGGACGATCCGGATATGCTGCAAGATTCCATCTATCACTTGAATCTGAGTCAATATTTGCAAGactttctattaaatttttcgACTCACCATTGTTTTCCGGTATACATTCAGCATCTAAATATTCCGGAACGAAAGGTTTTAAGCGGCTTAAACATCAACGCATCGTTCATGCAATAG
- the LOC100647055 gene encoding importin-9 isoform X3 — translation MAEKFRAPEIKYTTKEKIKELLPIGLRESISKVRAAVAYAISAIAHWDWPENWPGLFDILVSCLSGENEYAVHGAMRVLTEFTSDLTDNQLPNVGPVILQEMYRIFQSENQYSIRIRGRAVEIFTTIASLVAVTELFEKGFAGRYLQPVIPMFCEKFVHCLRLPDGSTCDSGLKTDVIKAINCLVTRLPKYVATFLPQMLPPFWETLVQSAKLYQEGSVNGEGDTNEKEVDSDGEIINFNNLIIAIFEFVHSIVDRKRFSNLLDSFLQEVMYYLIIFMQITDEQIELWTTNPNQFVEEDDVLTYNVRISAQELLTTLVNYSEEKAVNALFEVVMRHIEATSRLQTANDGSGNSETCWKLQESSILALSNVKDVVVERQKTGILQFDIIRFLDTIVLATLKDSGSPPLLLGRCLCTGGKYAEIMPPEMSSRFLEATVNGLQENQPSCIRISAVKAIYWFCKASLAENNSTLSNIIRSHLPNIFQGLFNLANQTSMEIFTLVMETFQVLVPLDRAFTASVENKICPLTIAAFLKFYSDHEILNLCQDIFKSLTQNPDCIGPLQTRLIPTLTSMMAVSPMDKLKDERCRNVALDILQVLVQYSPKPLSSALVETAFPAACHCILNSEDNETLQSGGEVIRAYLSVAARQVTVHRDNDGQTGLQYILQIIAQLLNPQSSEFTATFVGRLVTTLIRKAGNTLGENLDLLLKAVLSKMQRAQTLAVVQSLLMVYAHLINTEFDAVLNFLSTVPGPTGQSALTFVLSEWVTRQQLFFGKYDRKVATVALCKILEYGVTHDDSRLNEILVRGDQIFSGNEEGVRTRSKAESQPYQWTTITVLVKIFKLIINELSNDIEAVAAGHDTDNSSYNEDDEDDDYLDPGYENMIILGGNMPKTEEDEDDPDMLQDSIYHLNLSQYLQDFLLNFSTHHCFPVYIQHLNIPERKVLSGLNINASFMQ, via the exons ATGGCTGAGAAATTTCGGGCTCCTGAAATAAAGTATACAACAAAGGAAAAAATCAAAGAATTACTGCCAATAGGACTCCGTGAATCCATTAGTAAG GTACGTGCAGCAGTAGCTTATGCGATATCAGCGATTGCACACTGGGACTGGCCAGAAAATTGGCCCGGTTTGTTTGATATACTTGTCAGCTGTTTAAGCGGGGAAAACGAGTATGCTGTTCACGGAGCCATGCGTGTTTTAACAGAATTTACTTCAGACCTTACTGATAATCAATTGCCTAATGTGGGACCAGTAATCCTCCAAGAAATGtatagaatatttcaaagtgAAAAT CAATATTCTATTAGAATTCGTGGTCGTGccgttgaaatttttacgacGATTGCGTCATTAGTTGCTGTTACGGAACTGTTCGAAAAAGGATTTGCGGGGCGATATTTACAGCCCGTTATACCCATGTTTTGTGAAAAATTCGTTCACTGTTTACGACTGCCTGATGGTTCAACTTGCGATAGTGGTCTTAAAACTGATGTTATCAAAGCTATAAATTGCCTAGTTACCAGATTACCTAAATACGTCGCAACCTTTTTACCTCAAATGCTACCGCCCTTTTGGGAAACTTTAGTGCAAAGCGCGAAACTTTATCAGGAAGGATCTGTAAATGGCGAGGGAGATACAAACGAGAAGGAAGTCGATTCAGATG gtgaaataattaattttaataatttgatcATTGCCATATTCGAGTTTGTTCATTCTATTGTAGATCGTAAACGGTTCTCAAATCTTTTGGATAGTTTCTTGCAAGAAgtaatgtattatttaataatttttatgcaaataaccGACGAACAAATCGAATTATGGACAACTAACCCCAATCAGTTTGTGGAGGAAGACGACGTACTGACTTACAACGTTCGTATTTCGGCGCAAGAGCTCTTAACG ACTTTAGTAAATTATTCTGAGGAAAAAGCGGTGAATGCACTTTTCGAGGTTGTAATGCGTCACATCGAAGCAACTAGTAGATTACAGACTGCAAATGATGGAAGCGGAAACAGTGAAACGTGTTGGAAATTACAGGAATCGTCTATTTTAGCCTTAAGTAATGTAAAAGATGTCGTTGTGGAGAGGCAGAAAACTGGAATACTTCAATTCGATATTATTAGATTTTTAGATACGATCGTTTTAGCTACTTTAAAGGATTCAG GTTCACCGCCGTTACTTCTTGGCCGTTGTTTGTGTACTGGTGGCAAATACGCTGAAATAATGCCACCAGAAATGAGTTCACGTTTCCTGGAGGCAACTGTTAATGGTTTACAGGAGAATCAGCCTTCGTGTATCCGCATCAGTGCAGTAAAAGCTATTTACTGGTTTTGCAAGGCTTCACTGGCGGAGAATAACAGTACTCTCAGCAATATTATACGATCGCATTTGCCGAACATATTTCAAGGACTTTTCAATCTAGCTAATCAAACATCCATGGAAATTTTTACACTAGTAATGGAAACTTTTCAAGTGTTGGTTCCG TTGGACAGAGCATTTACCGCTTCAGTGGAAAATAAGATTTGCCCCTTAACTATCGCTGCATTTTTGAAGTTCTATAGCGATCATGAAATTTTGAACTTGTGTCAAGACATATTCAAAAGTCTGACACAAAATCCTGACTGCATAGGACCATTACAAACACGTTTGATACCAACGTTAACCAGTATGATGGCCGTATCGCCTATGGATAAATTAAAAGACG AGAGATGTCGGAACGTAGCTCTAGATATTTTGCAAGTATTGGTGCAGTACTCTCCTAAACCACTGAGCAGCGCGTTAGTCGAAACTGCGTTTCCTGCTGCGTGCCACTGTATTCTGAATTCGGAAGACAACGAAACGTTGCAAAGTGGCGGGGAAGTGATACGAGCTTACCTATCGGTCGCGGCTCGGCAGGTGACAGTGCATCGTGACAATGACGGTCAAACGGGTTTACAATACATACTGCAGATCATTGCTCAGCTATTGAACCCGCAG TCGAGCGAGTTTACAGCGACTTTTGTCGGACGATTGGTGACGACGTTGATTAGGAAAGCGGGAAACACATTGGGCGAAAATCTCGATCTGTTATTGAAGGCTGTATTGAGCAAAATGCAGCGAGCTCAGACGTTGGCTGTGGTACAGAGTTTGCTCATGGTATACGCTCATCTCATAAACACAGAGTTTGACGCTGTCCTAAATTTTCTGTCAACCGTACCCGGTCCGACAGGACAAAGCGCTCTCACTTTCGTGCTCTCCGAATGGGTCACAAGGCAACAACTGTTTTTCGGTAAATACGACCGAAAGGTAGCAACGGTCGCGCTTTGCAAGATATTGGAGTACGGCGTTACTCACGACGATAGTCGATTGAACGAGATCCTAGTCAGGGGAGACCAAATATTCTCAG GAAACGAAGAAGGCGTGAGGACTAGGAGTAAAGCCGAATCACAGCCTTATCAGTGGACCACTATAACTGTTTTGGTGAAAATATTCAAGCTGATAATCAACGAGTTGTCGAACGACATCGAAGCGGTCGCCGCTGGTCATGACACGGAC AATTCATCATACAACGAGGACGATGAAGATGACGACTACTTAGATCCGGGCTACGAAAATATGATAA TACTTGGAGGAAATATGCCTAAAACTGAGGAAGACGAGGACGATCCGGATATGCTGCAAGATTCCATCTATCACTTGAATCTGAGTCAATATTTGCAAGactttctattaaatttttcgACTCACCATTGTTTTCCGGTATACATTCAGCATCTAAATATTCCGGAACGAAAGGTTTTAAGCGGCTTAAACATCAACGCATCGTTCATGCAATAG